Genomic window (Streptomyces cadmiisoli):
ATCTCGTGCAGTTCGGCCACTCGCCCGCGCGCGTCCGTCGGCTCGCCCGGCGCCTCATCCAAAACGGTCATGTAGCGACCTTACGAAGGACAGCCGGGAAAGCGGCCCGTTGACTCCGTACAGTCTCGCGGGTGTTTTCCTGGTACCCCTGAACAGAACCAGGGGGGCATGCAGCCGTTCCGACTGCTCAGAGGGCTTCGGCGTTGTAGGGGTCACACAAACGCGACAGCTGAGAGACACCGCACATTCATGTCGGTCGCATGCCGCCTGTGGAGTGACACGCGAGGATACCGGGTCAGCCGAAGCGGTTGAGCAGCCGCCGGTACACCCCCGGCGCGAGCCCCCGGACGCGGCCCGGCAGGGTCAGCCAGCCGGGTACATGGACGTCGTCCCGGCCGCGCCGTACCGCGTGCCAGACCTCGGCGGCGACCCGGTCGGGCGTGGTGAGGCGCGGCCGGGAGCGTCGGTAGGGGGTGCCTCGGCGGGCGAAGAAGGCGGTGTCCACCGGGCCCGGCACGACGAGCGTCACCCCCACCCCGGTACCGCGCAGCTCCTGCCGCAGGGCCTCGGCGAAGGCGGCGACACCGGCCTTGGCGGCGGAGTACACCGCCTCCTCCCGCACTCCCACGCAGCCCGCGACCGAGCCGACGAGCACGATTCGGCCGCGGCCTGCGGTCACCATGGCGGGCAGCACCTCGCGCACCAGGTGCAGCGTGGCGTTGAGGTCCACGGTCAGCACCCGGTCGATGTCGGCGGGCGGCATGGTCACGAACGGGCCGGCCCAGCCGATGCCCGCCCCGGCGACCAGCACGTCGATCCGACCGGTGGCGCGCAGCGCGGACCGCGCCAGCCGGCCCGGTCCCCCGGGTGCGGCGAGGTCGGCCGGCAGCATCACGGCCGACGTCCCGGCGGCCGTGTCCGCCAGCCGCCGCCGGTCCTGCCCGCTGACCACGAGCTGCCATCCGCCGGTGGCGAAGCGCCGTGCGGTGGCGGCCCCGATGCCCGAGGAGGCGCCGGTGACAAGGGCGACGGGGCGGTCCGTGCGGTGCGGCGGCACGGGCCCGCGCGCGGCGAACAGCGTGCGGGCGGCGGCTGTCCGGGCACTGTGGACGGAGCCGGTACGGGTCACTGGGCGGTCTCCCTGCGCGCTGGGGGTCCGGTCGGCTGCCGATCCGGTGGGCGGACGTGTGGTCCGGAACACCGCTCGGCACTGCTTGAGCGGTCCCCGGCGCCGGTCGTGGGCCACTCCTGAGGGCCGCCCGGTACACCCGGTCGGCGGCACGGGCGGTGCGGGACGCGGGCGGGCCGGGATACGACGGACACGACGGACACGAAGGGGGACACCGGCGGACTCCCCGTTCCCGTCCCGTTCGGTTCCGGCTACGTGGCGAGGTCACTGATGCGCTTGCTGCTCGTCCACCCCAGCGCCCTGATGTACTCCGAGATCTTCCTGCGGCTGGAACCGCTGGGCCTGGAACGTGTGGCGGGCGCCGCCCGGGACGCCGGGCACGAGGTGCGGGTGGTGGACCTC
Coding sequences:
- a CDS encoding SDR family NAD(P)-dependent oxidoreductase gives rise to the protein MTRTGSVHSARTAAARTLFAARGPVPPHRTDRPVALVTGASSGIGAATARRFATGGWQLVVSGQDRRRLADTAAGTSAVMLPADLAAPGGPGRLARSALRATGRIDVLVAGAGIGWAGPFVTMPPADIDRVLTVDLNATLHLVREVLPAMVTAGRGRIVLVGSVAGCVGVREEAVYSAAKAGVAAFAEALRQELRGTGVGVTLVVPGPVDTAFFARRGTPYRRSRPRLTTPDRVAAEVWHAVRRGRDDVHVPGWLTLPGRVRGLAPGVYRRLLNRFG